In a single window of the Bacteroidia bacterium genome:
- a CDS encoding LytTR family transcriptional regulator — MNDISKISKWIKPHIPPVTIDNVNRLCSTQEIECLCAYLVDSENKLQSKIFSKKCKIRSDQEIITPHMIKGFDYEISKKISHCKQCKYSRNPNLVSVQQLSSGFILFLIVSSENTYFINDNCSFVRDFNLSIEQLVNYYKMEYLDSRINKLGGLYNSGPRIGISDKNGTFFCYVSEILYCGADGSYTTLFLRNGSSKFLVKPLYKVEKILMEHDCFIKIHRSTIVNKNYIDKIKNHTVHMENDLLLEISIRRKPKIMKQLNII; from the coding sequence ATGAATGATATTTCTAAAATCAGCAAGTGGATAAAACCTCATATTCCACCAGTTACAATTGATAATGTTAACAGGCTATGCTCAACTCAGGAAATAGAATGTCTTTGTGCTTATCTGGTAGATAGCGAAAACAAGCTACAGTCTAAAATATTTTCAAAAAAGTGCAAAATAAGAAGTGATCAGGAAATTATTACACCTCACATGATTAAGGGTTTTGATTACGAGATTTCAAAAAAGATTAGCCATTGCAAACAATGTAAATACTCAAGAAATCCGAACCTTGTTTCTGTACAACAACTGAGTTCCGGGTTCATCTTATTTTTAATTGTCAGTTCAGAAAACACATATTTTATAAATGATAATTGCTCTTTTGTCAGAGATTTTAATCTTTCCATTGAACAATTGGTCAATTATTACAAGATGGAATATCTTGATTCAAGAATCAACAAACTCGGAGGTTTATATAATTCAGGACCACGAATAGGCATAAGCGATAAGAATGGCACATTTTTTTGTTATGTCTCAGAGATCCTTTATTGTGGGGCGGATGGAAGCTATACTACTTTATTTCTACGGAATGGATCGAGTAAATTTTTAGTAAAGCCTTTATATAAAGTGGAAAAAATTCTGATGGAACATGATTGTTTTATTAAAATTCACAGGTCAACAATAGTGAACAAAAATTATATAGATAAAATTAAAAATCACACAGTACACATGGAGAATGATTTGCTGCTTGAA
- a CDS encoding tetratricopeptide repeat protein has translation MNKSDRTILIERYLDGELQGDDLINFELQLKTDKELAQDCFLQKEIRAAFSNRDVYELRNQLSEISKEFKKEKQIKRFKKWVFLYAACAILVIAVISTICIFNKSNTNDELYATYFERYDAGTITRGAQKTNTDIYTQALRAYDLEKYYEAIELFKLIPDTSDFYTNKEYFTGLSYMSLQGFNDAIKHFENVISDNQSIFHENAVWYSGLCYLKLNQTQKAIIHFRKLLNKDCYLNKRASEILEKLE, from the coding sequence ATGAATAAATCAGATCGCACCATATTAATTGAAAGATACCTTGACGGAGAGTTGCAGGGCGATGACTTAATTAATTTTGAATTACAGCTTAAAACAGATAAAGAACTGGCGCAGGACTGTTTTTTGCAAAAAGAAATCAGGGCTGCTTTTTCCAATCGAGATGTTTATGAATTACGGAATCAATTAAGTGAAATCTCCAAAGAGTTTAAAAAAGAAAAACAGATTAAAAGATTCAAAAAGTGGGTCTTTCTTTATGCTGCCTGTGCGATTTTAGTAATAGCAGTAATTTCTACCATTTGCATTTTTAATAAATCCAATACAAACGATGAACTTTATGCTACTTATTTTGAGCGTTATGATGCCGGAACAATTACGAGAGGAGCTCAGAAAACCAATACCGATATTTATACTCAGGCGTTAAGGGCATACGACCTCGAAAAATATTATGAAGCAATTGAATTATTCAAACTTATACCTGATACCTCAGATTTCTATACTAATAAAGAATATTTTACAGGACTTTCTTACATGAGTTTACAGGGATTTAATGATGCGATAAAACATTTTGAGAATGTAATTTCTGACAATCAAAGTATTTTCCATGAAAATGCTGTCTGGTATTCCGGTTTGTGTTACCTTAAATTGAATCAGACCCAAAAAGCAATCATTCATTTCAGGAAATTATTAAATAAAGATTGCTACTTAAACAAACGAGCTTCCGAAATATTAGAAAAACTGGAATAA
- a CDS encoding transglutaminase domain-containing protein has protein sequence MNCPKHNNRYYYNDYITPSNKDVIAIVHQLSGNQIESCFNYVSLNIEYVIDKQQYGFDEYWAFPEETISRRMGDCEDTSFLLASLLLASGINQNYIRVVIGFLHRKGHAWVEVDTSDYGWLILESTSDDVFCIGRNAYTIKTGYSNGYVPTTYVYNNSCIRV, from the coding sequence ATGAACTGCCCAAAACATAACAATAGGTATTATTATAATGACTATATAACACCTAGCAATAAAGATGTGATAGCAATTGTTCATCAATTATCGGGTAACCAAATTGAATCTTGTTTTAATTATGTAAGCCTGAATATTGAGTATGTGATAGATAAACAACAATATGGTTTTGATGAGTATTGGGCGTTTCCAGAAGAAACAATAAGTAGACGTATGGGAGATTGTGAGGATACTTCATTTTTACTTGCATCATTGCTACTTGCATCTGGAATAAATCAAAATTATATAAGAGTGGTCATCGGCTTCTTACATAGAAAAGGTCATGCCTGGGTTGAGGTTGATACAAGTGATTATGGCTGGTTAATATTAGAAAGTACATCTGATGATGTGTTTTGCATTGGTCGAAATGCTTATACAATAAAAACAGGTTATTCGAATGGATATGTACCAACAACCTATGTGTACAACAATTCTTGCATACGTGTATAA
- a CDS encoding HNH endonuclease, with translation MRNKTVLNESFGKSIIDAVWEKATAVPGYDPNVYRKDRCGAWIKKEMHGNNSPLSMGWEIDHIQPKSKGGKDDLSNLQPLQWENNKGKSDDYPQWLCTVTADGALKNKYIK, from the coding sequence ATGAGAAATAAAACTGTTTTAAACGAATCCTTTGGTAAATCCATCATTGATGCTGTATGGGAAAAAGCAACAGCAGTACCGGGTTACGATCCTAATGTGTATAGAAAAGACCGTTGCGGGGCATGGATAAAAAAAGAGATGCACGGCAATAATAGCCCATTGTCAATGGGATGGGAAATCGATCATATTCAGCCAAAAAGTAAAGGAGGGAAAGATGATTTATCAAATTTGCAGCCCTTACAGTGGGAAAATAATAAAGGAAAATCAGACGATTATCCCCAATGGCTTTGTACGGTAACAGCAGATGGAGCCTTGAAAAATAAGTATATAAAATAA
- a CDS encoding T9SS type A sorting domain-containing protein — MKTISLTTIIIFFSLSLFSQAITWDWTHTLSSTHENFSQKILLDNNQNMYVLGCFKDTLAFESDSIFSSGVFSFFLVKFDNTGNYQWVRDFTVGFYMYSDMMLDSDGNIYLGLSYSGGLTMFDGYTTNNPGFIAKFNPQGNLIWSNEIANSSNSGILIKSLEYGPNGEILVGGTFSNDMAIDTISRTGSAGMINSYVLVMDTAGNATKCTIVSVDDEMAGVGGLVEIATDLNGWTILLHNTGNYDLGNGVFVPSCYGMTIARFNTLGLCQWAVSSQEWVDISDFYCDNQNIYITGVYSSTLTVDTCAISNVGGNTGMFVLKMNQDGHTLWIKGYNDEDTDTEMGVCIAADFNKNIYIMAGFNGTSVLGNDTLTANGYTVADGAWDDVILCKMDSMGNPVWAENGGDIANRNMGSIYTSIEGDVYFVGYTLTSNFKSIDVKNSFLARIDNTNPPGSAGIITPFSVCENSTGVEFTLPEVINADTYNWTLPAGMSGTSNTNTILVDIAQGASSGTISVYAINSNGVGESSDVLITVNSVPNTPVISFNNDTLYSDASSGNQWYNSSGIIAGATDTIYIPAVSDTYYCIVTETGCSSIPSNSIYVDVLSVNDMQNVKVAVYPNPCNGMLRITGNQISSIEITDIMGNMVIKVDNINTNDYSLNLENLSSGIYNVNVFDYFGKNFIKFVMTE; from the coding sequence ATGAAAACTATTTCACTAACAACGATCATTATTTTTTTTAGCTTGAGCCTTTTCAGCCAAGCCATAACATGGGACTGGACGCATACATTGAGTTCTACTCACGAGAATTTTTCACAAAAGATACTTCTCGATAATAATCAAAACATGTATGTTTTAGGTTGTTTTAAAGATACACTGGCTTTTGAATCTGACTCCATTTTCTCTTCTGGTGTATTTTCCTTCTTCCTTGTTAAATTTGACAATACTGGAAATTATCAATGGGTCAGAGATTTTACAGTGGGCTTTTATATGTACAGTGATATGATGCTCGATAGCGATGGAAATATCTATTTGGGTTTATCGTATAGTGGTGGGCTTACAATGTTTGATGGTTATACAACTAATAATCCGGGTTTTATTGCAAAATTTAATCCACAAGGAAATCTTATCTGGTCAAACGAAATTGCAAACTCTTCAAATTCTGGAATCCTTATTAAATCGCTTGAATATGGTCCTAATGGTGAGATTTTGGTTGGTGGTACTTTTTCCAACGATATGGCAATTGATACAATATCAAGAACAGGTAGTGCAGGAATGATTAATAGTTATGTATTAGTAATGGATACAGCCGGAAATGCAACAAAGTGCACAATTGTGTCGGTTGACGATGAAATGGCTGGTGTTGGTGGACTTGTTGAAATTGCTACAGATCTAAATGGTTGGACTATTTTACTACATAATACAGGAAATTATGATTTAGGGAATGGTGTTTTCGTTCCCTCTTGTTATGGAATGACCATTGCTCGTTTTAACACATTAGGTTTATGTCAGTGGGCTGTTTCTTCTCAGGAATGGGTAGATATTTCAGACTTTTATTGTGACAATCAAAACATCTATATTACCGGAGTGTATTCATCTACACTGACAGTAGACACTTGTGCAATAAGCAATGTTGGGGGAAATACAGGTATGTTTGTTCTGAAAATGAATCAGGACGGTCATACGCTATGGATAAAAGGCTATAATGATGAAGATACAGATACCGAAATGGGAGTTTGCATTGCAGCCGATTTTAACAAAAATATATATATTATGGCTGGATTTAATGGAACCTCTGTTTTGGGAAATGATACACTAACTGCGAACGGTTATACTGTTGCCGATGGTGCATGGGATGATGTAATATTGTGCAAGATGGACAGCATGGGTAATCCTGTATGGGCAGAAAATGGTGGAGATATAGCTAACAGAAATATGGGAAGTATTTATACCAGTATTGAAGGAGACGTTTATTTTGTAGGCTATACATTAACATCTAACTTTAAATCTATTGATGTTAAAAATTCGTTTTTAGCCCGTATTGACAATACAAATCCTCCGGGTTCAGCAGGTATCATTACACCTTTCTCTGTTTGTGAAAACTCAACTGGCGTTGAGTTTACATTACCTGAAGTAATTAATGCCGATACTTATAATTGGACATTGCCAGCTGGTATGTCGGGTACAAGTAATACGAATACTATTTTAGTCGACATTGCACAAGGTGCTTCCTCTGGGACCATTTCAGTTTACGCAATAAATAGCAATGGAGTTGGTGAATCTTCTGATGTTTTAATAACAGTAAATTCAGTTCCAAATACACCGGTTATATCTTTTAACAATGATACATTATACTCTGATGCTTCTTCCGGTAATCAATGGTATAATTCTTCAGGAATAATTGCCGGTGCAACCGATACAATTTATATCCCTGCCGTATCCGACACTTATTATTGTATTGTTACTGAAACTGGTTGTTCAAGCATTCCATCTAATTCGATTTATGTGGATGTGTTATCAGTTAATGACATGCAAAATGTTAAAGTTGCTGTTTATCCAAACCCTTGTAATGGAATGCTTCGTATTACAGGAAACCAGATTTCAAGTATTGAAATTACAGACATTATGGGTAATATGGTTATAAAGGTGGATAACATTAATACCAATGATTACAGTTTAAATCTCGAAAATTTATCGTCTGGAATATACAATGTTAATGTATTTGATTATTTTGGGAAGAATTTTATTAAATTTGTCATGACAGAATAA
- a CDS encoding sigma-70 family RNA polymerase sigma factor, translating into MKIRLPYSDEQIIEGIKARNRHVIRFLYSEYWEKVIRHVTINSGSVIEAEDIFQETIVKAYTEIQKPDFLLSCSFDAYFMSICKNNWIYAVKMKNKRIFIDFFTEEYEDTNLLREYNLERLHKLMWTQYEQLKADCQEVLDMYYLQEKGMNEIAHRMEYRNNQIAMNKKFRCLEYLRGLLRNHPAYNNLVNE; encoded by the coding sequence GTGAAAATAAGACTTCCCTATTCTGATGAACAGATTATTGAAGGAATTAAGGCACGAAACAGACATGTAATAAGGTTCCTATATTCTGAATATTGGGAAAAAGTAATTCGCCATGTGACCATTAATTCTGGAAGTGTAATTGAGGCGGAAGATATTTTTCAGGAAACCATTGTAAAAGCATATACGGAGATTCAGAAACCGGATTTCTTGTTATCGTGTTCATTCGACGCATATTTCATGAGCATTTGCAAAAATAATTGGATTTATGCAGTAAAAATGAAGAATAAACGGATTTTTATCGATTTCTTTACAGAAGAATACGAAGACACTAATCTTTTACGTGAATATAATTTAGAACGGTTGCACAAACTTATGTGGACTCAATATGAGCAGCTTAAAGCTGATTGTCAGGAAGTGTTGGACATGTATTATTTGCAGGAAAAAGGGATGAACGAAATTGCTCACCGGATGGAGTATAGAAACAACCAGATTGCCATGAACAAAAAGTTCAGGTGTCTGGAATATTTAAGAGGATTATTAAGAAATCATCCGGCCTATAATAACTTGGTAAATGAATAA